The stretch of DNA TGCCGCAATATGAATATGCCATCGCGATCTTCATCCCCGTCTGGTCGGGGCTGGCCTATACCGCGATGGCACTCGACATGGGTACGATCGAGGTCGCGGGCCGAACGGTCTATCTCGCCCGCTATCTCGACTGGGTCGTCACGACGCCGCTACTCCTGTTCGCTCTGGGGTCGACCGGCATGTTCTTCCGGCCGCTCGACAAGACGACGCTGGCGACGTTGATGGGTCTCGACGTCGTCATGATCCTGTCGGGGCTGCTCGCCGATCTGTCGACCGAACCGACGCAGCAGTGGTTCTGGTACATCACGGGGTGTGTGTGCCTGGCGCTGATCCTGTCGATCCTCTGGGGGCGCGTGAGACGCGAGGCCTATGCGCACAACGAGGAGATCGGGAAAGCCTATACGAAACTGGCGGGCTATTTCACGCTGCTGTGGTTCGGCTATCCCTTGGTCTGGGCGCTGGGGCCCTCGGGGCTGGGCGTACTGGGCAACGACGTGGCGCTGTT from Sphingomicrobium sp. XHP0239 encodes:
- a CDS encoding bacteriorhodopsin, with translation MTETNWHWFYVACMAAGALLFVLWSRDPKRVPQYEYAIAIFIPVWSGLAYTAMALDMGTIEVAGRTVYLARYLDWVVTTPLLLFALGSTGMFFRPLDKTTLATLMGLDVVMILSGLLADLSTEPTQQWFWYITGCVCLALILSILWGRVRREAYAHNEEIGKAYTKLAGYFTLLWFGYPLVWALGPSGLGVLGNDVALFVILPIFSKVGFSIFDLYELRKLAPKYPDLDEEDPRARRRQTAAGSAE